In Dasypus novemcinctus isolate mDasNov1 chromosome 10, mDasNov1.1.hap2, whole genome shotgun sequence, one DNA window encodes the following:
- the LOC101435980 gene encoding olfactory receptor 52A1-like yields the protein MSYLDPRMVTLIGIPGLEHLQFWIGFPFFAVCLVALLGNIILLIIIPAERSLHQPMYIFLAVLAATDVGLSAAIVPKMLAIFWFGSCSMTFDACLAQLFFIHALQGMESGILLAMAFDRYVAICDPLRHTSILTPYVLVWIVLVVVIRANVLVGLLPILIKRLHIFHTTVIAHSYCEHMAVVKLAAEDIQVNKICGLFVGFTILGFDMIFILVSYILIFQAVFHLQQKEAQLKAFNTCSAHIFVFLEFYVLAFFSFFSHRFGHVAPSTHILLSTIYLLVPPALNPIVYGVKNKVISKRVAHIFLLNHGSSQ from the coding sequence ATGTCATATCTGGATCCCAGAATGGTAACACTGATTGGAATTCCTGGACTAGAGCATTTGCAGTTTTGGATTGGTTTTCCCTTCTTTGCAGTGTGCCTTGTGGCTCTACTAGGAAACATCATTTTACTGATCATCATCCCTGCAGAACGCAGTTTGCACCAGCCAATGTACATCTTCCTTGCAGTACTTGCAGCCACTGATGTAGGTCTCAGTGCAGCCATTGTTCCCAAGATGTTGGCCATCTTCTGGTTTGGCTCATGCTCCATGACCTTTGATGCCTGCCTTGCCCAGCTCTTCTTCATCCATGCCTTGCAGGGTATGGAATCTGGTATCCTTTTGGCCATGGCCTTTGACCGATATGTGGCCATCTGTGATCCTTTGAGGCACACGTCCATCCTTACACCTTATGTCTTGGTTTGGATAGTTCTAGTGGTGGTAATTCGGGCAAATGTGCTGGTTGGCCTGTTACCCATTCTAATCAAAAGACTGCACATTTTCCATACCACAGTTATTGCTCATTCTTATTGTGAGCACATGGCTGTAGTAAAGCTGGCTGCAGAAGACATTCAAGTCAATAAAATATGTGGTCTTTTTGTGGGTTTTACAATTCTGGGATTTGACATGATTTTTATCCTTGTGTCCTATATCTTAATTTTCCAGGCTGTTTTTCATCTACAACAAAAGGAGGCACAACTCAAAGCATTTAACACATGCTCAGCTCACATTTTCGTCTTTCTTGAGTTTTATGTTCttgccttcttctccttcttcagCCATCGTTTTGGACATGTTGCCCCTTCTACCCACATTCTTCTGTCTACTATCTACCTCCTTGTGCCACCTGCACTCAACCCTATTGTGTATGGTGTGAAAAATAAGGTAATCAGTAAACGGGTGGCACATATTTTTCTTCTGAATCATGGATCCAGTCAATAA